The Papaver somniferum cultivar HN1 chromosome 3, ASM357369v1, whole genome shotgun sequence genome includes a region encoding these proteins:
- the LOC113356710 gene encoding uncharacterized protein LOC113356710, with product MVGDGGKSQSRNELLKTVREHSKFLGQTIVDEKDTSDVEADSRFWYDLLDKYFSSGVESRLRQDDDLIFFVKKLSLRGSKFNNNAEGTPPFFVRRWAPKLDKVIENPDEVDWRRSFYLNLIAHTSFTVIVAICSIQDLQNHQNRRDTPLSPVYKVVKTVYASPSRVNFHLDSRKEDETVPAYPDICFAVDDFDSTFDAVVLTETDHCYCVLLNGHDGAAFPTEQAVHDCSSSKISSLRVDIESGRSKNSKVTLFSGFVSYEMVREAYDAGKFRFGSLFSLPHFPSKTDRLYMTGPGGRGEVEVAVSGVADQSHQTPDPPSPLQTSKTGFGIGVGTIVRKAASAASVAAKHAYATASSTGKANGVALPLKCCLMSISLPWEDIAHDLLFKLGS from the exons ATGGTTGGAGATGGTGGAAAAAGTCAATCCAG GAATGAACTGTTGAAAACGGTGAGGGAGCATTCAAAGTTTTTAGGTCAAACTATAGTTGATGAGAAAGACACTTCGGATGTTGAAGCAGATTCAAGATTTTGGTATGATCTTCTGGATAAGTACTTTAGTTCTGGTGTAGAATCAAGGCTGCGGCAAGATGATGATCTCATATTCTTTGTGAAGAAATTG AGCTTGCGTGGATCTAAATTCAACAATAATGCCGAAGGAACTCCTCCTTTCTTTGTTCGCAGATGGGCACCTAAG TTGGACAAAGTAATTGAAAATCCAGATGAGGTGGATTGGAGGCGCTCTTTTTACTTGAACTTAATTGCGCACACTTCATTCACAGTAATAGTTGCAATATGCAG TATTCAAGATCTTCAAAATCATCAAAACAGAAGAGACACCCCATTATCTCCTGTGTACAAG GTTGTTAAAACTGTCTATGCGTCACCTAGTCGTGTCAATTTTCATTTGGACTCAAGAAAG GAGGACGAAACAGTTCCGGCATATCCAGATATTTGTTTTGCTGTCGATGACTTTGATTCCACTTTTGATGCAGTG GTTTTGACAGAAACAGACCATTGCTACTGCGTACTTCTGAATGGACATGATGGAGCAGCATTTCCAACTGAACAAGCCGTGCATGATTGTAGCTCTAGTAAGATCTCAAGCCTTAGAGTTGATATTGAATCTGGGAGGAGCAAGAATTCTAAG GTGACTCTTTTTTCAGGGTTTGTCAGCTATGAAATGGTTAGAGAAGCATATGACG CTGGGAAGTTTCGCTTTGGAAGCCTTTTTTCGCTCCCCCATTTTCCTTCCAAAACGGACAGACTTTACATGACGGGTCCAGGTGGGCGTGGGGAAGTTGAAGTAGCTGTTTCTGGTGTTGCTG ATCAAAGCCACCAGACACCAGACCCTCCTTCGCCACTTCAAACATCAAAGACCGGATTTGGGATAGGTGTGGGCACGATAGTTCGTAAGGCAGCATCAGCTGCATCAGTGGCAGCAAAGCATGCATATGCTACTGCATCTTCCACGGGGAAAGCTAATGGAGTAGCATTACCCCTCAAATGCTGCTTAATGTCTATATCTTTGCCTTGGGAAGACATTGCCCATGATCTTCTGTTCAAG CTTGGATCATGA